Proteins encoded in a region of the Synergistota bacterium genome:
- a CDS encoding cache domain-containing protein, with translation MRLSQMGLKIRIFSLTLLISITILSFFYINKLERDLREREILGASVLVDTVTFLFRSRIQSLTVMLHSLNYIQLPALEDNSLRDWLLIFYRAYEPFVYLSGFVDRNGKVLMTYPKDDALEGKDISSWRSFKTVKAARIGFIGETITTSRGDKGIGIFAPVFDEGKGFRGAFFYVYNYQVLIDALSRYLKALKVPWNPLLVDSDGNVILGDEKVAKVLLEEAMEKVKSTKLDGIEYISVYSHVPLGVTLDWHFFLYAPLSSLGRELRPFSLFLKTSLTLVTAIITAVVLIFHRRRERESVSFPEIVELKEEVKPVELEESRDRDPLEELRELFPGVIIELDRTLDVVSIKGEHIPPEGLDKEEIKRLVKKGEGTLRVGERVFLLRVAPLRRGGFLLFGEDKTKEEAIFKAIEDNLVYFLSGRFLKEGKDSERIKEVILSERDSFGRVSLNKLLLDLKDKLSFEELELRLEDFLPSPWINPLYLKGVILALLLKVMDGKGKPIIETRYLKEKTMVSLKLYAQGIFKLFGERDPEFFILSSFALKGGMKLRLLERPGEETCVEIELPIYPFLDEEGNEG, from the coding sequence ATGAGGTTGTCTCAAATGGGGCTTAAGATTAGGATTTTTTCTCTAACTCTTTTGATTTCCATTACCATTTTAAGCTTCTTTTATATTAATAAGCTTGAAAGAGATTTAAGGGAAAGAGAGATTTTAGGTGCATCGGTTTTAGTAGATACCGTAACCTTTCTCTTTAGAAGCAGGATTCAATCCCTTACGGTCATGCTCCACTCCCTTAACTATATTCAATTGCCCGCTTTGGAGGACAATTCTTTAAGAGACTGGCTCCTTATCTTTTACAGGGCTTATGAGCCCTTTGTTTACCTGTCTGGTTTCGTAGATAGAAATGGGAAGGTATTGATGACCTACCCTAAAGATGATGCCCTTGAGGGTAAAGATATAAGCTCTTGGAGATCCTTCAAAACGGTTAAGGCTGCTAGGATAGGGTTTATAGGGGAGACCATAACTACATCTAGAGGGGATAAGGGAATAGGAATTTTCGCTCCTGTCTTTGATGAGGGCAAAGGCTTTAGGGGGGCCTTCTTTTATGTATATAATTATCAGGTTTTAATAGATGCATTAAGTAGGTATCTTAAGGCCCTTAAGGTTCCTTGGAATCCTCTTTTGGTGGATAGCGATGGCAATGTGATTCTCGGAGATGAGAAAGTAGCTAAGGTTTTACTGGAAGAAGCTATGGAAAAGGTGAAAAGTACGAAGCTTGACGGAATTGAGTATATTTCGGTTTACAGTCATGTCCCCCTAGGTGTAACATTGGATTGGCATTTTTTCCTTTACGCTCCGCTTTCCTCGTTGGGGAGGGAGTTAAGACCCTTTTCCCTTTTTCTTAAAACATCCCTTACTCTCGTTACGGCTATCATAACTGCGGTGGTTTTGATCTTCCATAGAAGAAGGGAGAGGGAAAGCGTATCCTTTCCAGAGATTGTTGAGCTTAAGGAAGAGGTTAAGCCTGTTGAGCTTGAGGAATCAAGGGATAGGGATCCTTTGGAGGAGTTAAGGGAGCTTTTCCCTGGTGTGATTATAGAGCTTGATAGGACTCTTGATGTAGTTTCTATCAAGGGGGAGCATATTCCTCCTGAGGGCCTTGATAAGGAGGAGATTAAGCGACTAGTTAAGAAGGGTGAGGGTACTCTTAGGGTTGGGGAGAGGGTTTTTCTTCTCAGGGTGGCTCCTCTTAGAAGAGGGGGCTTTCTTCTCTTCGGAGAGGATAAGACCAAGGAGGAGGCTATCTTTAAGGCGATCGAGGATAATTTGGTATACTTCCTTTCAGGAAGGTTTTTAAAGGAGGGTAAAGACTCTGAAAGGATTAAAGAGGTTATACTCTCTGAAAGGGATAGCTTTGGCAGAGTTAGCTTAAACAAGCTTCTTCTTGATCTTAAAGATAAGCTTTCTTTCGAAGAGCTTGAGCTTCGCCTTGAAGATTTTCTACCTTCTCCTTGGATAAACCCTCTTTATCTTAAGGGGGTCATTTTAGCCCTTCTTCTTAAAGTTATGGATGGTAAAGGAAAGCCCATAATAGAGACTAGGTATCTTAAGGAAAAAACTATGGTATCATTGAAGCTTTACGCTCAAGGCATCTTTAAGCTCTTTGGGGAAAGGGATCCGGAGTTTTTCATTTTAAGCAGTTTTGCTCTTAAAGGAGGAATGAAGCTCAGGCTTTTAGAGAGACCGGGGGAGGAGACATGTGTTGAGATTGAGCTACCTATATATCCTTTCTTAGATGAAGAGGGAAATGAGGGTTGA
- a CDS encoding sigma-70 family RNA polymerase sigma factor, protein MSLEELVLAVQSGQTSFLVEIVERFRPLVESLARRYSLKGGSYEDLRQEGYLILIGLVYRYRKGTVRLEGYVKGSLEMHLKSYWLRELNWNKGVILNDDLSFEESSLVEDVDLPVSSEDKSLLELYYLWGYNDKQISERLNKSRSWVNLRRRRIVDKLKREFSSNFSLRRDEVVSNGA, encoded by the coding sequence TTGTCCTTAGAGGAATTGGTTTTAGCGGTTCAAAGCGGGCAGACCTCCTTTTTAGTTGAGATCGTGGAAAGGTTTCGTCCCCTTGTTGAATCTCTAGCTAGAAGGTATTCTCTTAAAGGGGGAAGCTATGAGGACTTAAGACAAGAGGGCTATCTTATACTTATAGGGCTAGTTTATAGATATAGGAAAGGGACCGTTCGCCTTGAAGGCTATGTTAAGGGGAGCCTTGAGATGCATCTAAAGAGCTATTGGCTTAGGGAGCTTAACTGGAATAAAGGGGTAATCCTAAACGATGATTTGTCTTTCGAGGAAAGCTCCCTGGTGGAGGATGTGGATCTTCCTGTCTCGAGTGAGGATAAAAGCCTCCTTGAACTTTACTACCTTTGGGGTTATAATGACAAGCAAATATCGGAAAGGCTTAATAAATCAAGAAGCTGGGTGAACTTAAGGAGAAGAAGGATAGTGGATAAGCTTAAGAGGGAATTCTCTAGTAACTTTAGCTTAAGGAGGGATGAGGTTGTCTCAAATGGGGCTTAA
- a CDS encoding DUF3084 domain-containing protein produces MVFFKELNWPLFLIIIGLSAFIAFVGDKVGWKLSKKKLTIWGLRPRHTTSLITIFTGLTVALVTMMVLSFTVPSVYRALLGMRSLQQEIKALTDLLKEKSKELEEKTQRVRELESRIEELREIARRLNLSISAIRGRTIIYRAGELVYQKVIKVKNDETYLERELGKALEEADPIVRERGAEPPLADMRAILVHPDEVGKAISQLKEIREEAVVRFIAGANVVVGEWVPVNIEIYPNKLIFKRNEEIYSEEIDGSLTEDQLEYKVTMVLSKVKEIALGKGVLPEPLYHRVGVITAAEFYDTIGKIKEIGKKVRLEVISKKDIYTIGPLEVYFRISEG; encoded by the coding sequence ATGGTTTTCTTTAAGGAACTTAATTGGCCGCTCTTCTTGATAATAATAGGATTAAGCGCTTTTATAGCCTTCGTGGGGGATAAGGTTGGATGGAAGCTGAGCAAGAAGAAGTTAACCATTTGGGGTTTAAGGCCACGGCATACCACAAGCTTAATAACGATATTCACTGGATTGACGGTTGCGCTTGTTACCATGATGGTCCTGTCCTTTACCGTGCCTTCCGTTTACAGGGCGCTTTTAGGCATGAGGAGCCTTCAACAGGAGATAAAGGCCTTAACCGATCTGTTGAAGGAAAAGAGCAAAGAGCTTGAGGAAAAGACACAGAGGGTGAGAGAGCTCGAAAGCAGGATAGAGGAGCTTCGAGAGATAGCAAGGAGGCTGAATCTGAGCATATCGGCTATAAGGGGTAGAACGATAATATATAGAGCGGGCGAGCTCGTTTATCAAAAGGTGATAAAGGTTAAAAATGACGAAACCTATCTTGAGCGAGAGCTTGGGAAGGCTCTAGAGGAGGCAGATCCCATAGTTAGGGAGAGAGGGGCGGAGCCGCCCCTTGCCGATATGAGAGCGATATTGGTTCATCCTGATGAGGTCGGCAAAGCGATCTCTCAGCTGAAGGAGATCAGGGAAGAAGCGGTAGTAAGGTTTATCGCTGGGGCTAACGTGGTTGTGGGAGAGTGGGTTCCCGTCAATATAGAGATCTATCCTAACAAGCTTATCTTTAAGAGGAACGAAGAGATATATTCCGAGGAGATCGATGGATCTTTGACCGAGGATCAGCTTGAGTATAAGGTTACGATGGTCCTAAGCAAGGTTAAAGAGATAGCCTTAGGTAAGGGGGTGTTGCCTGAGCCCCTCTATCATAGGGTGGGCGTTATAACTGCGGCGGAGTTTTACGATACTATCGGTAAGATAAAGGAAATAGGAAAAAAGGTGCGTTTAGAGGTGATATCTAAGAAGGATATTTACACGATCGGCCCCTTAGAGGTTTATTTTAGGATTTCTGAGGGTTGA
- a CDS encoding polymer-forming cytoskeletal protein — MVFGRSEVKLAEKEKSETLVGGGTEIRGTMRADGTVRIDGFFEGEIFAEGDVVIGEKGTVKATLVAKNILIAGKVEGNVEARERLELVATGRLIGDIKTPNLVIADGAIFIGRSEMVLPQSGKEEFSYEVVKKGEGKKGENPEPK, encoded by the coding sequence ATGGTTTTTGGGCGGTCAGAGGTTAAGCTTGCCGAAAAGGAAAAGTCCGAGACCCTTGTAGGGGGTGGGACGGAGATAAGGGGGACCATGAGGGCAGATGGTACGGTAAGGATAGATGGCTTCTTTGAGGGGGAGATATTCGCTGAAGGGGATGTCGTGATTGGAGAAAAGGGAACCGTAAAAGCAACTCTCGTTGCCAAGAACATCCTGATAGCAGGTAAGGTAGAGGGGAATGTGGAGGCAAGGGAGAGACTCGAGCTTGTCGCTACGGGACGGTTAATAGGTGATATAAAGACACCCAATTTGGTTATAGCCGATGGGGCGATATTTATAGGGAGAAGCGAGATGGTTCTTCCTCAATCTGGTAAAGAGGAGTTCTCTTACGAGGTTGTTAAAAAGGGGGAAGGTAAGAAGGGAGAGAATCCCGAACCTAAGTAG